The nucleotide window TTCTTTTTGCGGGCCGACGCATGGCCTGGACTACGATTCGCGGGCAGAACCGGTCCGGGCGATTGGCCGTTACGCGCGCCAAGCGCCGAATCGATGAAGATATGCTTGATATATGTTGAACATATGAGTGTAATTTACATTCACAAACGAGGCCCCGCCAGTTCGTCGATCGTGGAGGAACCATGGTCATCGAAGACCGCCGGTACATGATACGTTCGCTCAATTCGAACCAGTCCTACTGGGAACAGGACGTGTTCCCGGATTGGACCGCCCTGAATTGTTACCGGCACTATCCGGACGGCGGGACCGGGACCGGTGTCGAACCCCATTACCACGACAACGACGAGATCTGGCTGTTCACCGCGGGCCGCGGGGAAGTTCGCCTTGACGGCGTAAGACACGAGATCACGCCGAACACGCTGGTCTATACGCCCATGGGCTGCGTCCACCAGTTCCAGATGTTCACGCACTACGAGAACAACGCCATCGTGACGCGCCTGGAGCGGGCGGGCAGGCCGCTGCACCTCACCGTGGAGGAGTATGGTCCCGCCGAGCCCACCGTTCCCGGTTTCGTCGTTCCGGGCAGCATGAACACCGGCCCCATACGGGATCCCGGTCCGCGATGCCCTGTCTCCGAATGGCGGTTGCAGCGATATGAAGAGGTGAACGCCCAGGGAGACCCCCAGCATGACGCCGTGCTGAACCGGAACGAACACTGGATGGTACTGAGCGGGGTCGTGCAACTTTCGCTGGACGGACGGGAAGTTTCGCTCGAACCGGGCGATATCGCGCTGCTCCGGGCAGGTGTCGCCCGACGGTTGTCCACGGAAGACCGGAGCACGCGGGCGGTGGTCGCGCGGGAGCCCCGGTAGATGCTGCCTAGTCCTCGCCGGCCGCCTGGTGGATCTCGTCGAGCCAGACGATCATCTCGGCCGTGATGTCGTTGTGGGGTCCGGTCAGGCCCATCTCCGGCCAGGCCCATGCCCCGTTCTCCAGCTGGGTTTCGACCAGGTTGTTGCCAACCCTGACCGCCATGTCGCGGTACTTCGCTTCCCCGGTGAGTGTGTAGAGCATCGCTCCGGCCCAACCGACCTTGCCGGCACGAAGCAGCCTGAAGTGATAGTCCCCGACATGCTCGCAGAACCGCATGTACGTTTTCGCCAGGTCCAGCCATTCCTCCTCGCCCGTGGCCATGTACAGCCGGCAAAGGAAACCTGCCGCGATGCCGGGATGGTAGAAGGACTGGTCCCGCGACTCGTCCCGCGTCAGCACGTACCTGAAGTCGTCGCCGTCCATCACCTCGGTGATCAATCCGCGTTCGCGGCTGTAGACCGTCCACAACTCGTTCGGGAAATCGGGCTGTTCCTTCATCATTCGCCGCATCCAGGCGCCCGCGCTCCTGGCCACATCCAGCCTTCCGGTGTAGACGGCGCACCAGCCGCAGCCGCTCACGACCCACAGGTCCTGTTCGGTGCCGCCTTCGCGCGCTGTCGGATGGGAGTAGAAGCCGCCGCCGGCGGGGTCGCGGAACCCGAGGAGAAAGTCCATGCCGCGCCGGGCCAGGTCGAAAGCACCCATGCGGTGGGCCGCCTTGATGACCCAGGTGTTGTGGTAGGTGTAGTAGTAGCTGTCGAGTTCGTTGGTTGGGCGCGGACCGAAGTCGCCGTCGGGGAGGAACCCATGGTGCCTGATCCACCGAAGCAGGCGGCTTGCCGCGTGAGACAGGCCGCACACGAGCAACGCGGCCGGTACCTTGTAATATTCGGTGACGCCGAGACCGGGGTCGCCGAAACTGCCGTCCGCGTGCAACTTGCCAAGCAGGTATTGGCCGCCGCGGTCTCTCGCATCCCTGAATCGGCTCATTCAGTACTCCTGCGTGGAGCGTTTGACGATCAAGTCTATACCCGCTTCCTGATTGGATTCTACACCGGATCCATTACATTGTAAATCCGAACCGGACATGCTTCGCGGCAACAAGGCCCTTCAATGTGCTGACTCGCACTCGGTATTTCAATCACAAACAAAGCGCCGCTGCCTTTATTTGCGAACGGAACCTGACATGAAGATAACCCGTATTACGCAGTTATGTATGTTCTGGATGCTTTCGATGTTTGCGGCTGGCTGTTCAAACGTCATCTATATCGAGTCGGCGAACCAGAACAGCCGGGTCGATTACGTGGTGATTCACGCCACCTCGGCAAATTTCGCGGAATCGGTAAGATTGCTCACCACCCGGACCGGGCGTCCGGTCAGTGCACATTACCTGATTCCCGACGAAAACGACCCTACCTACGGTCACCGCCGGATGCGCCTGTATCAATTCGTGAAGGAAAGCCAAAGGGCATGGCACGCCGGCGTCAGCTACTGGGCCGGGGATACGGGGCTTAACGCCCGATCCATCGGGATCGAGATCGTAAACGAGTTTAGTTGCGAATCGGATACGTCAGCTGTCGAGGATAGCGGTCCGGACGCGCTCGTCTGTGATTTTCCGCCTTTCAGCGAAGCGCAGATCGAGATGTTGATCGAATTGCTTCGAGGCATTCAGCAACGGCATCCCCGCATTGGACCGCTCGATTTCGTCGCGCACTCCGATATTGCGGTCCCACACAGGCGCCGGTCGGACCCAGGCCCCCTCTTTCCCTGGCGGCGGCTGTACGACGAAGGCATAGGCGCCTGGTATGACGAGGAAACCAGGTTGCGTTACATGGCGCAATTCGAGGACCAGCTACCTACGATCGAAAGACTGCAGACCGCGCTGCTAAGGCTCGGATACCTGGTCGAACCAACCGGAGAACTGGACCACCAGACGCGCTTCGCCATACGCGCATTTCAAATCCACTTTCGCCCCTCGGACTATGGCGGCGTGCTCGACGTTGAGACCGCGGCCATTCTCTGGAGCCTGATCGATAAATACCGCGGCGGGTACCTGCCTTGATTGTGCGGTGTAAGGTAAATCCATCGTAGTTAAAAAAACGTCGAGAAACGAAATTTGGAACGCGACTAATCGATAAACCAGCATAACCGCACGACCAGTTAATTCCGATTAGGAGGATTGGAAATGAATCAGGAGTCGTGGCTACCACGTAACGGGCCTGTCTTCACCGGTGCAGTCGCGTTAATCGCTTTATTGACTTATTTGCATGTTACTCTGGGTGAGTTAAGAACTGAATTCAGGGAGGAATTAAGAAACATAACAAATTCGTTAGACAGAGTAGAAACCAAGATTGACGAGGTAAGCGGATACCTCAAATACAGTGCGGATTCTAAGGAGAATGACACCCCACTGGCTAATCTGAACAAGTGAGTGATTTTCAGGAAGGTACGCAGGCCGGTCTATGACGTGAACGCACAGAAGGAGAGTGACAAGACAGTGGTTGACTATCTAATGCCGGCGGCCGTGATTTTGGTAGCGGTGTTAGGTTGGATATTCAGTTGGATATTCTTCCGCAGGGGCAAGATGGTCGGAAAACGTGAATTGGATACGGCCACGTACAACCTGGTAAGAGAGATCGAAACGTTACGAGAAACTACGATGGCAACCTTTGCCGAATTGAAGGCCGACGTAAGAGAAACCAGGCATGACGTAAAGACCTTGTTGTCACGTTGAAATGAGTTTACATCCTACAGCTTCCCGAAGATCATCGACACGCCCAGGCTCATCCACTTCCAGTCGTCGCTGGAAACGTTGTACTGCGCCTGGAGGCTGAAACGGCCGAGCAGGAGTCCGATCCCGGGTGACACGACCAGGTCTCTTTCCGTGACGAAACCCGCTTTCGTATTCGTGGTCGCGTTTACCATCTGCCGTGTTCTCTTGTACACCACGCCGGCAGCGCCCTGTACAAATAATCGTTCCAACGGGTAGAATCGCAGGCCGGCGGTCACCGGAATGCTGGAGTAGTTGCCCTCGATCCGGTCGGCGATGGCGTCAAGACCCTGGTCGACCAGGTCCTCCACTTCGGTGCGGGACTTGATCTTCTCGCTGCCGTAGGTGACGTAGCCGCCCGAGCAGACCAGCTGGACGCGATAGCTGAACCAGTACGTCAGGGCGGCATGGGCGCCGTAACCGTAGTCCTCTTCGACCAGATCGGCAAGACCAGAGGCAGGACGGGCCACTTCGCCGCCCAGGTTGAAATTGAACTGTCCGGACGCCGGCAGCGTGACCAAAGTGACCGATGCCGCGAAGACCAGCGCACGGAAGGCCTGTATCATGATACTTGTCCCCGATCCGGTCTAGACATTCACTGGTGTCCGTTCGACTTCACCGCCTGCGAGGGGCGTACCGTGGTCAGGCGGCTGGTGCCCGCAGTCAGGCGGCTGGTGCCCGCAGTCAGACGGGGCGGGCGTCCATGGGTATGTACCGCGCTTCGGTCGGCCCGGTATACTCGCCCAATGGGCGGATGATCCGGTTGTCGGCGTACTGTTCGAGGAGGTGCGCGGTCCATCCGGTGATCCGGCTGCAGGCGAAAACGGGTGTGAACAACCCCGCCGGAATCCCCATGCTGGCGTAGACCGATCCGGAGTAGAAATCCACGTTGCAGGCGATACCCTTCAGGTCCATCATGGTTTGCTCGATCACGCGGGACATTTCATACCACTTCAGGTCGCCTGCCTTCCCGCCCAGTTCCTCCGAGAGGCGGCGCAGGTGCGTCGCCCGGGGATCCTCTGTCTTGTAGACACGGTGACCGAATCCGGGTATTTTCTCCCTGGCGGCCAGTTTCTCCCTGACGTAGTCCGCGGCCAGGGAGATCTCCCCGATCTCGTTGAGCATGTCCATCACGTCCTTGTTGGCGCCGCCGTGCAGCGGTCCCTTGAGCGTGCCCACGGCCGACGTGACCGCCGAGTGCATGTCCGAGAGCGTGGCCGCGGTGACCCGGGCGGCGAAGGTCGACGCGTTCAGTTCGTGATCGGCATGCAGGATCAGGGCGACGTCGAAGGCCTTCGCGTGCTCGGGGTCCGGTATCGTACCGTTCAGCATGTACAGGAAATTCGCGGCGTGGTCCAGGGACGGATTCGGCGCGATGGGATCGCCGCCGTTCGAGATCCGGTGCCAGGCGGCGGTAACGGACGCGAACTGGGCGGTCAGCCGGACGGCTTTGCGCAGGTTCGCTTCGCGGGTGTGGTTCGCCGCATCCGGGTCGTAGGCGGACAGGAACGACACGGCCGAACGGAGCACGTCCATAGGCGCCGTGCGACGCGGGAGTGCCCGCAGCAGGTCCAAAACTGATGCAGGCAACGTTCTGCCGGCGAGGAGCTGCTCGTTGAGTTCCGCCAGCTGTCCCGACCCGGGCAGGTCGCCGTGCCACAGAAGGCAGGCGGTTTCCTCGAAACTGGAATGGGCAGCCAGGTCGTGAATGTCGTGGCCCCGGTAGAGCATTCTGCCCTGCAGGCCATCGATGAAACAGACGGCCGTCTGCGCGGCTACGACGCCTTCAAGGCCTAGCTTGACCATTCCGTTTCTTCCCCGGTGGATACGGTTTTGTGCCGTGGACAGGATAGAGATGCGGCCTCCGGGTGTCAAGGTGTTTTTGGTCCGGATTCCGCCTCCTGGAAGGGCGTCTACGTCGGTTTTTTGTTTGTCGATGAAGCCCCTCGTATTTATCTTATACACCTTCGATTTTCCGGGCCGATTCCACGGAGCAACGCGATGCCGACACCGCTGAATTCCGACACGGTCACCCATGGCATACGGGTCCAGGTATACCCGGGCTATCTGCCCGATCATTCCGATCCCGGCCAGAGCCAGTACGTGTTCGCCTATCGTATCGTCATCACCAATGGCAGCGAGCGGTGGGTGAAGCTGATCAACCGTCACTGGGTCATCATCAACGCCGACGGCAAGCGCAGCGAAGTCAGGGGACCGGGCGTCGTGGGATTGCAGCCCGAACTCGAGCCCGGAGAAAACCACGAATACCAGAGTCTTTGCCCCCTGGACACGGAGTGGGGTACCATGGAAGGCGAATATGAAATGCAGGACGCTGACGGCCGTAACTTCGAAGTGGAGATCGGCCGGTTCTATCTCGCGATATCCTCGGACGAAAAGGTGGAGTCATGGCAAAAAAACTGACCGCGCAGGCGGACGATTTCTCGGCCTGGTACAATGAAGTGATCGCGAAAGCGGAACTGGCCGACAACGCCCCGACCCGCGGCTGCATGGTCATCCGGCCATACGGCTTCGCGCTCTGGGAGAACATGGTGGCGGTGCTGGACCGGATGTTTAAGGATACCGGTCACGTAAACGCCTATTTCCCCCTGTTGATTCCCGACAGCTTCTTCCAGAAAGAAGCGGAACACGTGGAGGGGTTCTCGCCCGAATGCGCCGTGGTTACGCACGGCGGGGGCAAGAAGCTCGAAGAAAGCCTCATGGTCCGCCCGACCTCCGAGACCATCATTGCGGACATGTACGCCAGGTGGATCCAGTCCTATCGCGACCTGCCGCTGCTGATCAACCAGTGGGCTAATGTCTTCCGGTGGGAACTGCGACCGAGGGCGTTTCTGCGGACGACGGAATTCCTCTGGCAGGAAGGCCACACGGCCCACGCCACGGCGGTGGAGGCCGAGGAGGAAACCCTGCGCATCCTGGACATCTACCGCACCTTTGCGGAAGACTACATGGCGATTCCGGTGCTGTACGGTCCGAAAACCGACGCCGAGAAGTTCCCCGGCGCGTTGCAGACCTACGCCATCGAGGGCATGATGAAGGACGGCAAGGCCCTGCAGATGGGCACTTCGCACGACCTGGGACAGAACTTCTCCCGGGCCTTCAACATCGATTTCCAGACGCGGGACGGGTCGCGCGAACACGTCTACCAGACAAGCTGGGGCATGAGCACCCGGACCGTCGGCGCCATCATCATGGCCCATGGCGACGACAGGGGGCTGGTACTGCCTCCCCGCCTGGCGCCTCACCAGGTCGTCGTCATTCCCATCGCGAAGTCCGACGAGGAACAGTCCGTCGTGCGGGCAGCCGTCGACAAGCTGGTTGCGTCACTGGAAGGCGTGCGGGTGAAGGTGGACGACCGCGAGCAGTTCGGCCTGGGCTGGAAGTTCACCGAGTGGGAAACGAAGGGCGTGCCGCTGCGTGTGGAACTCGGCCCGCGGGACATCGCCTCCGGCCAGGCAGTGGTCGTGCGCCGGGATACGGGGGAGAAGGAGTTCATTTCCCTCGAGTCCCTGGGCAAGCGGGTCGGAGAATTGCTGGAGACCGTGCAGCGGGATATGTTCCAGCGCGCCCTGGATTTCCGCGAAGCCCGTTCCCGGGAGATCCGGGACCGGGAGGCCTTCGTCTCGGCCGCGAACGGCGACGGCGGGTTCATCCACGCGCACTGGTGCGGCGATCCGGCGTGCGAGGCCGCGATCAAAGACGAAACCCGGAACACGATCCGGTGCGTCCCCATGGACCGGGAGGCCGATCCGGGCACCTGCGCGTATTGCGGGGGTTCCTCGGAACGCAAGGTCGTCTACGCCCAGGCCTACTGATCCCCGTACATCCCCAGCACTTCCATCGCCGCGTTGCGCCCGTTGACGGCGATCACGCTGCCGCCCGGATGGGTGCAGGCCCCGCACAGGTAGACCCCGGGCATGGGCGTCCGAGGTTCGAGCCGTTTCTCCCACATGAAGGCCGGCAGGATCTCACCCTGGAAGATATGGCCGCCGGTCAACCCCACCTTCTTTTCGATATCCGGCGGACCCATGACGTCCATATGCAGGACGGCATCGGGCATGTTGCTGCAGAAGCAGCCGAGTGATTCGAGGGCCAGCCTCCCCACCTCCTCCCTCCGGGAATCCCAGTCGCCATCGGCGAACGTGTAAGGGACGAACTGGGCGAAGATGCTCATGGTGTGACGGCCCGCCGGTGCCACGCTCGGATCGTGGGCGGTGTGGAAGTAGAGTTCCTCCCAGAGCCGCGGCGGCAACCGGCCGTCTCCGGCCATGGCGTGGAATTCGTGCCACTGCCGTGCGGTAAGCGGGATGTTGACCTGGCCCCGGTGGTGGTCCTCGTTCGTTCCCGGTCGGCTGGTGAAATCCGGCAATTCGGCGAGGGCCAAGTTGATCTTGGCGGTCGCGCCGGTCTGGGGAACCGACTCCACGCGGTCCTTCCACGCCCCGTCGGCCGCGTCGCCAAGGAGCCTTAGCGTGACCCGGGGATCGGCATTCGATACGACAGCAGGTGCCCGGACGCGCTCGCCACCCTCTAGCTCCACGCCCTCTCCGGGCAGGATGCGGGCGACGGGCACGCCCGCGGCCACCGCGGCGCCCGAGTCGCGCGCGATGTCGCACAGTATGAAGGACACCATGCCCATGCCGCCCTGCACGTACCCCCACATGCCGGGCATGCCGGCCATGGTCCCCGTGGAGTGGAAAACGTGCACGGAGGCGGTCCCGGGCTCGTAGGGGCTGGCGTTCGTCCCGATCACGCCCTGGCCGATCAGGGCCATGCGCAGCCGCTCGTCTTCGAGGTACCGTTCGACATATTCGACCATGGACCATTCGAAGAGCAGTCCGATGGCTTCCCGGTCGCCTTTGAGGCGTTCTTCGATCTGTTCCCGGGTCGGCGCACGCCCGATCCAGACGTCCTCCTTGCCCGGCGGACGAAGGGCCTCCCGGATGCGCCGCATGGGCGCGTACATGGCCTCGAAGCCCTTCACGTCCCGGGGCGACAGGCGTCGGATCTCCTCCAGGCAGCGGTCGTCGTCCTCCCACAACTGTACGCTCGACCCGTCCTCGAAGGGTACGAACATGCCCGCTACGGCCGGCGTCCATCGGTAACCGTAGCGTGCGAAATCCAATTCCTCGATCACCAGGGGATGGAGCAGGCCGGCGAGGTAGGCGCAGGGCGACACGCGGTATCCCGGCCAGGTCTCTTCGAGCGTGCAGGCGCCGCCGACGCGTTCCCGGGCTTCCAGGACCAGCACCCGCTTCCCGGCGCGGGCGAGGTAGGCCGCGCAGGCCAGGCCGTTGTGGCCGGCGCCGACGACTACCGCGTCCCAGTCGCGTCCCGCGAGCGAGGACACGGGTTCGGGCAGGCCGATGCGGCCCAGTGCGTCGCGGCAGGACCTGCCCGGCGCTGAAGCTGCCACGGATGATGACGTCGCGGACGAAGATGTCGCGGACGAAGATGTCGCGGACAAAGATCCCTCCGATCTGGCGGTACGTGTACGCATGGCGGTCATCCGCCGGCGTTCATCCTAAATCAGGTTCGGCAACAACGGGTGGTCCCGGTTTTCCAGCGGCAGGGCGATGCGGCTTTCCGCCAGGTGGGCGGCAAAGACGCCGTGGATCATCTCCAGTGCCCAGCGCCCGTCGTATCCGCTGTTCACCGGCCTGCGCCCGTCCCGCCTCGCCTCGAACACGTCGCGGACGATGGCGGCGTTGGCCGCCGCCTGAAGCGCGCTCATTGAAGGTTGCTCGGAAGGCTCAAGTTCCAGCGCTTCCGCGGTAACGTCGCGAACCGCCGCGTCGTCGTCCGGATGCCAGACCGGGGATCCGTGGATCCTGATCTGCTGGGAACCTTCATGGACGGTCATGATGCCCTCCGAACCGTACACCCACATCCCGTACCTCCGGGGGTGAGGGTCCTGGTTACGGCGCGTTTCGAAAGTGGCCGTCACACCGTGACCGAAACCGTACATCGCGTGGATGGCGTCGCCCGCGATGAGGCCCAGTTCTTCCGGACCCTCCACGGCGTCTTCCAGGGTCGCGGGCCGGCCGCCGGCCATGGTCACCGATGCCTGCACCCAGGCGGGGTTTCTGCCCAGGAGGAACCGGAGCATGTCGAAAAGGTGGGTGCCCAGCACCATGAGGTCCTCGCCGCCTCCGCGATGATCCTCCTTGCCGTTCATGCGGACGTGGAGGATATCCCCGATTGCGCCGTCGGCGATCAGTTGACGGGCGTGCCACGCGGCCGCGTGCATGCGGCCCTGGTGGGCGATGCCCATCATCACCCCGGCCTTCTCGCAGGCTTCGATCATGGCGTCGGCCTCG belongs to Gemmatimonadota bacterium and includes:
- a CDS encoding N-acetylmuramoyl-L-alanine amidase, which gives rise to MFAAGCSNVIYIESANQNSRVDYVVIHATSANFAESVRLLTTRTGRPVSAHYLIPDENDPTYGHRRMRLYQFVKESQRAWHAGVSYWAGDTGLNARSIGIEIVNEFSCESDTSAVEDSGPDALVCDFPPFSEAQIEMLIELLRGIQQRHPRIGPLDFVAHSDIAVPHRRRSDPGPLFPWRRLYDEGIGAWYDEETRLRYMAQFEDQLPTIERLQTALLRLGYLVEPTGELDHQTRFAIRAFQIHFRPSDYGGVLDVETAAILWSLIDKYRGGYLP
- the apaG gene encoding Co2+/Mg2+ efflux protein ApaG, which translates into the protein MPTPLNSDTVTHGIRVQVYPGYLPDHSDPGQSQYVFAYRIVITNGSERWVKLINRHWVIINADGKRSEVRGPGVVGLQPELEPGENHEYQSLCPLDTEWGTMEGEYEMQDADGRNFEVEIGRFYLAISSDEKVESWQKN
- a CDS encoding proline--tRNA ligase, whose protein sequence is MAKKLTAQADDFSAWYNEVIAKAELADNAPTRGCMVIRPYGFALWENMVAVLDRMFKDTGHVNAYFPLLIPDSFFQKEAEHVEGFSPECAVVTHGGGKKLEESLMVRPTSETIIADMYARWIQSYRDLPLLINQWANVFRWELRPRAFLRTTEFLWQEGHTAHATAVEAEEETLRILDIYRTFAEDYMAIPVLYGPKTDAEKFPGALQTYAIEGMMKDGKALQMGTSHDLGQNFSRAFNIDFQTRDGSREHVYQTSWGMSTRTVGAIIMAHGDDRGLVLPPRLAPHQVVVIPIAKSDEEQSVVRAAVDKLVASLEGVRVKVDDREQFGLGWKFTEWETKGVPLRVELGPRDIASGQAVVVRRDTGEKEFISLESLGKRVGELLETVQRDMFQRALDFREARSREIRDREAFVSAANGDGGFIHAHWCGDPACEAAIKDETRNTIRCVPMDREADPGTCAYCGGSSERKVVYAQAY
- a CDS encoding NAD(P)/FAD-dependent oxidoreductase, with protein sequence MRTRTARSEGSLSATSSSATSSSATSSSVAASAPGRSCRDALGRIGLPEPVSSLAGRDWDAVVVGAGHNGLACAAYLARAGKRVLVLEARERVGGACTLEETWPGYRVSPCAYLAGLLHPLVIEELDFARYGYRWTPAVAGMFVPFEDGSSVQLWEDDDRCLEEIRRLSPRDVKGFEAMYAPMRRIREALRPPGKEDVWIGRAPTREQIEERLKGDREAIGLLFEWSMVEYVERYLEDERLRMALIGQGVIGTNASPYEPGTASVHVFHSTGTMAGMPGMWGYVQGGMGMVSFILCDIARDSGAAVAAGVPVARILPGEGVELEGGERVRAPAVVSNADPRVTLRLLGDAADGAWKDRVESVPQTGATAKINLALAELPDFTSRPGTNEDHHRGQVNIPLTARQWHEFHAMAGDGRLPPRLWEELYFHTAHDPSVAPAGRHTMSIFAQFVPYTFADGDWDSRREEVGRLALESLGCFCSNMPDAVLHMDVMGPPDIEKKVGLTGGHIFQGEILPAFMWEKRLEPRTPMPGVYLCGACTHPGGSVIAVNGRNAAMEVLGMYGDQ
- a CDS encoding citrate synthase (catalyzes the formation of citrate from acetyl-CoA and oxaloacetate), with the protein product MVKLGLEGVVAAQTAVCFIDGLQGRMLYRGHDIHDLAAHSSFEETACLLWHGDLPGSGQLAELNEQLLAGRTLPASVLDLLRALPRRTAPMDVLRSAVSFLSAYDPDAANHTREANLRKAVRLTAQFASVTAAWHRISNGGDPIAPNPSLDHAANFLYMLNGTIPDPEHAKAFDVALILHADHELNASTFAARVTAATLSDMHSAVTSAVGTLKGPLHGGANKDVMDMLNEIGEISLAADYVREKLAAREKIPGFGHRVYKTEDPRATHLRRLSEELGGKAGDLKWYEMSRVIEQTMMDLKGIACNVDFYSGSVYASMGIPAGLFTPVFACSRITGWTAHLLEQYADNRIIRPLGEYTGPTEARYIPMDARPV
- a CDS encoding Gfo/Idh/MocA family oxidoreductase, whose amino-acid sequence is MDRRYRAGVIGRTGRGNYGHGLDTVYLGMDDVDIIAVADDDPDGLREAGRRLGVRNLYTDYREMLRNEWFDIVSIGPRWLDQHAAMTLAVAEAGACIFLEKPMARTLSEADAMIEACEKAGVMMGIAHQGRMHAAAWHARQLIADGAIGDILHVRMNGKEDHRGGGEDLMVLGTHLFDMLRFLLGRNPAWVQASVTMAGGRPATLEDAVEGPEELGLIAGDAIHAMYGFGHGVTATFETRRNQDPHPRRYGMWVYGSEGIMTVHEGSQQIRIHGSPVWHPDDDAAVRDVTAEALELEPSEQPSMSALQAAANAAIVRDVFEARRDGRRPVNSGYDGRWALEMIHGVFAAHLAESRIALPLENRDHPLLPNLI
- a CDS encoding cupin domain-containing protein, with amino-acid sequence MVIEDRRYMIRSLNSNQSYWEQDVFPDWTALNCYRHYPDGGTGTGVEPHYHDNDEIWLFTAGRGEVRLDGVRHEITPNTLVYTPMGCVHQFQMFTHYENNAIVTRLERAGRPLHLTVEEYGPAEPTVPGFVVPGSMNTGPIRDPGPRCPVSEWRLQRYEEVNAQGDPQHDAVLNRNEHWMVLSGVVQLSLDGREVSLEPGDIALLRAGVARRLSTEDRSTRAVVAREPR